From the Macrobrachium rosenbergii isolate ZJJX-2024 chromosome 50, ASM4041242v1, whole genome shotgun sequence genome, the window tctgtcaataacatcatcacaaaaaaagaaacaaaatgcatctcgtgggcaggtgaagtctggtgtgcaaacagagatcccattgtcaccctccgtgaaatcagggggtgggtctgggcgcacaccacaaaatggatctgttatgaacaGCCAGccttcatcgacaatgggttcaatgtcttctaaataCTCGGTGTCActgtcatcctctaagcaactatCACCACTATCACTAAAATCAGctgacagatctggcaggtattcagacccagaatctgaaatactatcattcgacatcatgatactgaaaaataaaaaaacccctgtaaaataactgcaatcaaaagggaaaaaagtttagcattcgaatccaaatggtttactcacaagatcgtgacaatgtttcatacataacagcttgaggcACACTGGCATGTGCTGCTGGATGATAccccttataatatcccatatgaatatgacgtcacaacgaccatcggacactcattggctagaatgaatagtgggtggagcttctgcacctctctcatacacaatactacgcctgaaacccatccaagctgaagaaaacagctttgcttttcgaggagggatgaaagacgtatAGGCGTACGTCacggtcttttattactgtaccgtaaaagACGTACATGCGTACGTCCTGGTGGCTTAGGGGTTAAGGAATCTGCAAGGCTGGAGATACTAACTTCATGGGTTATGAACCACCCCAGTAGTAAAATACTAGATATTTTTGAAAGTAGTAAAATATGAATCATTACTGTCTACAAAGAACAAAATGTAGCTTTATTGTACTTGGATTAAGTTAGCAAGTGTACAATGAGGAAGAGTTGTGGAGAGAGGGCAAACAATGGTGGAGCTTGCTAACCACCTGCCTATCCACAGTTGTAAGTCTTATTAAGAATGTATACATGAATCAATGTATTTgtacacaaagataaaattgttATAAGTGGTAAAAAAAGGATCAATTCCTAACTAATacacaggttttgacataggaaaaacctgcttttggtagttgctgttgagtccttaaggagttaccttccatggtctaccagagctccatggtgaccaaactaatatcaaagaattctcttctagctggtctttttggccaggtattgtgtcgtaatgattaacattataacacgtgatggaatATATattggactcaaagataagaggacactttcccttatcttcagccaAGCTGAACCCaatttttccaatgtcaaaagaacctgcaagaaaaagTGACTATTGTGGGGGACTTCAGAGCCCAGATTTGCAAATAGAGAGCTGGATTCTCCTCTTTTGAGCATTTCTGGAAAAGGAGCTGATGTATCTAAGGGCAGTCGTAAAGTGATGGGTTTTCAGTACCAAAGTAATGCAAACAGTACGACGCATTATTGTACATATCACTAACCAGTTCAGATAAAGCTCGATCCCATCTTAATTccattaaagcaaaataaagcgaaataatggaatgagaaaaaaaagtaacatggaTAAAAGTCTGATAATTGTTAACTGGCAAGGTTAGTAATACTGTATGTTAAACTAACCTGTACAGATATGCTAAACTTTGCTGCAACATGAACAGAGAAAAACTAACCTTCCACATTTTGTGCACATTCTTGTTGGCTTGAGTACAACATGGCATTCCCAAACCTTGTTAAGTCTTCAGCTGTAGACAAAAATCCTCCACCAGCCCATTTATACGAATTATCAACATAAGGGGCATTCTCCAACCTCCCAGATGCATCACGCCTGTAATAActgaaaatacattcaaaaatttacatttacatcattatcattttaaattatgttttccaTCTTGTCCAAGACTTCATTTATAccctttttcatgattttctgagTCTTACTACTGGTTTTTCATCTTGCCACTTCATAGCTACTACACAGTACTCCTGACTACCTATTcatcatcccttctcatcacggCAAAATCTGTACCACCTCAGTCTTAGAGACCAGTCTCTTATCCAACCTCTGGACTTCACATCCCTCAGCAAATTGTTCATTTGCCATATAGCCTTCTTTGCTCTTCTTTCTAAGTGACCATGCCTCTGCTGCCAGAGAATTACAAGGATTATATAGGCATCACCGATATTTATTCTGGTTACAAATGGGATTTGTATTGCTATTTACCAGTAGTCCAGCAATATCTTTTCACTGCAGCCAGGAtcttcctacatttttttttgtttacctacCCTCTCACTGTTATCGTAATCCAGTATGTTACTGAGGTAACAGGAATGTTCTACCTTTGCAAACACTGCCTTTGCAGTGCAAAAGAGTTTCCCCTTCCTCACTCTTTGCCCTGTTTTCTCTCACACATTTTAAAGTGGAAAACATCCCTTACCCCATTAACATTTTGCTATCCTTAGCATTTCCTGTGACAAGATTTGCAATATTCAATGCACAGTATTGCATGCACACATACTACTTTCCTTCTTACTTTTCTGTTAACAACAAGTCATTTAAATATAGCACCTCTTATGGCCCTCCTTTGCAGTTTCCTCtattataataaacaatacagGACTCAATGTTGATCTTAAAATACCTCAGGTATATCTGCTACAACACAATGGTAACATCACTCCCCTAGgctttagtatcattattattatggtacTATACAACTGAGTTATTGTCCTCAATTAAGGAGTTTCTGGGATGTCTTCATGTTaggtacaaaaatttaaaatgaagacAACATATTAAAATGAGGGAATAGACTATTtcaatctttttaataaaaacataataacacACTAACTGTAAAACAGTAATCTACTTATCATTACCTTGCTCTGTTGTAAATGATTCTTGAAGGGTCATCTAGGTAAGTAAAACGAAGACCAAGATCATGAAAAAGGCCCTGAATGGCCTGTGTAAATGGCTTACCAACCACACTTTCGACTACTGCACTAACAACCGTCCAACCATGAGTTGTGTAAAGGAAGTCAGTACCTGAAACAGATGACtggaagaataagaaaatgaaaacagaagacaATGATTACAAACTGAAATACTGTTCATATAACCTTTCTGGTTTATAGTCAGTCCTATTGCTGCATGAATTTACCATACCTGGCTTtataattactagaactgtgctAATGTCCTTTCCAGGTATAAGCCAGAAAACATCACTTCCAGGATGGATGGCTTATAGCAGTCCAGGGGAACTAAATGAAATGAATCCTCAGCAGAATCTCTTGATGTAAACCCAGATGAAAGTCCCTACTGTTACATGATTCAGAAATGAAAGTCAAATCAAAAGTTAAAGGAACCTTGATTAGGCAGGCAAATTCTATATGGGAGTCACTTAGGCCTAACATCATGAAAttaatttgtgcataaaaattcTAGGTTCTACGACAAGAAGGTATGGTATGGTAATTGACAAAGGGgtttatatacagagagagagagagagagagagagagagagagagagagagagagagagagagagagagagagagagagagagaaccaaaacaGCCTTCATACCATAAAATATGCTAAtacatataatgtactgtatctGAAGTACAAAGAGAGAGCTCAAATATAGTAAGACAGCATAACATAATTAACTAATCTTCACTTGATCATCTGAACGGACTAATATACATGAAAGTGAACCACGATTACTTAGTACCCCTCTTACTGCGAAAGTAAGTACACATACTAGGCATCATTTTCACacaaatatgaattatttattttgtgttaccATCCATAAACCTGAGAAATACAAGTAGGAAATAAAGGGTCCAGTCTTAAGCTCTGAATGCTAAAAGAATGTCATTacatttccattcctttaaactaaGGGTTTAAAACATGGTGAAAGATTCGTAATAAATACCTGGCTTGAAGAAAAGCTCATCATCCATGAAAATCTTCATGGAATCTTCTGTGCCGGTAAATTTTACACGAAAGTGGTATTCTTCGAGACTGAattcgcttttttcttttttcttaggtTTATCTGCAATTCTGTTCAAATGTTGCCTTAactgcattttcttcttcttcaaaattccTCCAATGCCCTGATTTTTGCCTGCAGTCTTCTCCTCCGATGTtttttcagaattctctctctcttctttagaacCTTGAACTTCTTGGGGAAGCGATTGATTATCTTCTGCTTTTTCCAAGTCATCTTGAACTTTAATTTCACTGCTGTGCTCGGTCTTTCCTTCTTCAGctttttctttgtgctttttttcattttgcttgttACTGCTCTTTGCTGATTtccctcttttctcttcttcctgtatctcTTTCAGTTGGTAATGCCGAATACCTGATTTATGACTGATAAGCTGTCGAGTTGTGATAGTTACCTAGGAAAAATGAGCATACAAGAGGTAACACTGTAGCTTGACTCTTCTGGATTTATGCCTGAAATATTGACTTGAAATGCCTCAACATTTGACagagtaacacctcaacttaaagGACTTTGATCATGCACTgacatcaaaggaaaaaatacatttacgtaCTCTTAGCTAAATGATCTTACCTCCTCTCCATCTACTGTTTTTGTGGGAAAATATGGTACATATTTTTGCACTGGAGCATCAAGGTCCACTTTGCCTTCTTCCCATAATTTAGCTAATAAAGTCATTGTTATTGGCTTGCTAATGCTCGCAATTCTCATAACTGTCTTTGAAGTACAAGGAACATAATTTTCAACATCAGCAAAGCCAAAACCTGTCcaatacatagaaaaaattaatagttacATCAGTACACAATTATGACACTGGAATGGAGGCAGACTAACCTGAATTAATAAAATTTGGCAATTCAAAAGATAGGAAGGACCCAGCCATGATTCTCAGATATTAATCTGGTACCAACTCAATATCCACTTTTAACCTTTCTAAACagctgtaataaaaatatattgtacacCTAAACTGCAGACTAAATGAGCttcacttttgaaaaaattaaaaggaaaattcatgGCTTACCTCTGGCCCAAACAGTCTCGCCATTTACAGATACTGAAACAGCAATGCCTGGGGCTCCCACCTGATCCATTTTACGGCTCAATAACACAACTGCCTTGCGTTTTGCCTCCTCCAAATCTGCAGCTGTACTGAGATCAAGATTCCGCACTTCCTCTATTGTCAGATTAGGTTTTCTATCAGCACTATGGTGCACAAATTCattcttttcatcactttcacttttctttttttgacagAGGGCTTTAACAGCACCAAAAGCAGCTGATCCcaataaaatactgaatacaaTGAGTCCACGAGTCCAAATGGTACTACGGTAATTGTTTCTTTCATAATGATGACCTTCTACAATGGGAATCTTTTGTTGTAAATGAGTGCCTTGAAATGAATTCAAGTTTTGCTTCCTAGTGTAAATGGGAAGGCATGTCAATGGGGtcctgaaaaataaggaaaattttcaaaacttattttacactttttacgTGCAAAACATTGCCTTACATAGTCTAtgtttcaaatacatttattgaAGGATTTGATCCACTACAAGGTGGGAGGCATCAGCATGTAGGCTAACTTGAACAGTGAGATGTCTGTGCCCAATCAGAGGGATGAGATAATGAGAGGCCCTTGACATGTGGCAATGGTTCGTATATATgaagcaaaaatttttaaaaactttcatctattcatatatgaaaatcaCTGTAACATATAGTCTATAGGCTACAAAACTCTAAATGAGTTAGTGAACTATCAACAGCAGGTACCTACACAAAATATGTGTATTGCCCTTGTCAAATACTACTGGTTCAGCTATTACCATTTAGCTTACTGATACTGCATGCACTAAAATATGGggcaaaaataaattcaacaaaacTGTTATCTTACCTTGAAACCCTTTTATACTGCAGACTATATTTCTTTGCTATTATGGTATTTAACCTAACTGGAAGGGAGTACATCTtgctagaaagaaagaaaaaagtatatgcaTATTTAGTGTACATCAGTGTGAGTGGgatacaaaaatatagaaaaaaaaattggttcaatatacaaaaatatagaaaaaaaaaaaaggtttgataaCAAAGTACACAGTTTCACACAAACTCATTGCTCATATAGAGCTCTGATTCAGTCCCAAGGTCCATCTACTCTATTCTTATATCTTTTGGAATAAAGAAGCATAAAGACTAAAAGTGTCAGTTCACTCATATGCACTCAGAACCTTGATAGTCAGTAATTATCCTCCTCATTGTTTCATGTAAAAAGATGTGACACAGCCAGAACAAAGGGATGGGAGTTGGCATCTCATATAAGAATGATGGATTAATatgaaaaactgttgttttaagCACAGTACATCGTCAACCACTGTTCCAAAAAGCACAGCCCCACCCCTTTGTGTATAATAACTATGGTATATATGGATATGTCATTCAATTTATACTTGCATTCTGGATGGTATACTCTCAATGTTCCTCTTGAGTGCTTTGGAAGCAAAGCAAGCCTTAATCTCATGCTGGGTCACTCTAACCTAGCTAGTCTCATCTTCTAAAACTGATGTATTCATCTGAGAAAAGGCAGCAAACAGCCTCTCATCTTAACAGGTTCTCCCATGGGATAGcatataaattctgtttttttatacaaataaatactatCATCTTGTATTTATGAGCATTCTTCAGTATGAACCAGAAAACACTTTCTAGGTTACACTGAAGAATGCTCAGATGACagtatttactgtatttccataaaaaaaacctgCTGCAGGTGAACTGTTGATCCTGCAGAATGTAAACACATTCATGGGCATACTTATGGACCACTGAGTCAATTTTGGCTACACTGGAGGGCTTGTGCAAAGGTGAGCAAATGTCATCATCTCCCTGTGGTGAAGGATGACTAGCATGCAAAGAGTTCTTAGATTTCTAGTGTGAGGAtctcttctggaacttcttcatACGGCAGGAAGCTAAGTCTCACTCTTCTCTCCTAAGATGGCCAATTGCAATGTCGAGGCAGGCAGACAACAAAGCATAGGAGTACCAGCTACATGAAGAAATATGAGGGCTTCTTCTTTAGAAATGATGTCAGTAAAAGAAGGACTGACAGGGTTGAGCTCCTGTGTAGGAACAGCAGAAGCATCACCAATGGACCCCTTTGCCAAAGCTAGTCGGTCCAGGAATGAAGAGAATGATGAGTTATCTAGACTACCAAGGGATGGTTGCATCACCTTAAGGTACTGCAGACCGTCTCTTGACATACCTAGAGCAGGATAAGACGGGGGTGCCGCACTGTGGGAGACAGCTGCACGCAAACCTGGTGGCATCACAGTTGGAAGCTACATGCCGAGATTCCTTCTACACACGTACCACATCCTGCAACAAGCCAgggcagaagaagcagaagagataGGGGCATCAGGCATAAAAGAACAGCAAGGGTCAGCATTGTCCGAGGATAGTGTCCCCTCCAGGGAATGCTTTTTGGCCTTCATGCATGTCTTCCCATAATGCTTCCACTGAGAATGTGATCATCCTTCACACTCATAACAAAGCAAATCAGGCATGCAGATACTACCCCtgcaaactgaatgaaaatagagGATTTATAGGAAGGGCAACATAAAGCACTGGCACACACTATCTCCccagtgaaatattttgtttgttcagAAGTCATAACCTTGAACAGCATCCATACTAATATTCAGTTGTAGTCAACAAACATAAACCAGAGGGATGCATGAAAAAAAGGGCTTCAATGTAAGTCAGTGGACAACATGGCAGAACCATCTCCGCCATCACCAAGAATACCCACATAAATGCAATAGTCGGTGTTTTTGTAGGAACAAACAAATATTCCTGTGGTGTCTGTGAATCAGTTTGTTAGTTATAACTAGAATCAAACATCTTTGATGATAATCTAATCTTCTCTCTCAGGCTAATACTTAAGCAATCTGGAAATCCAGAACCTCTGTATAGCACATCATGGGAAGATGATGTGAATACCAATTTCTTAGGAATTATCATAAGTAAAATTTGGTTAGAAAGAGGTAGGTTAAGATACATttcaaaattctgtatttttctgtatgaCCCATGGAACTCTAGGGCAGGTTAGGGGGTTCCaggaggttaggttaggctgtatATCTGTTAAAATAGGCTTTTAAAcgtgtatttctctttttataacaATTCTGACGGCGATTTTCTCATGGAAATCCTCAGACCTGCATTTGGGAGAATTTCAACCTAGACCATAACATATTGTGGATATCCgtgaaaattctaaataaaactcTTGACAAACATGAAAATACACCAAAAACcatatttcaagattttcaattTAAAGTTCCACTGCAAATATTAAGCTAGGCCTATATCTTACGGGCTTCATTCTCGATTCAGCCTAATAGGCCTATATCACGAGCAAGCACACAGGTTCATGGTACAAGCCCACAGGTAGGTTGACTGGTTTTAAATTGGCGGAATTTGTGCCAATTAACTGAACAAGGGTACAAGAGGTCTAATGTGGACATCTGGACTTTAATATATGAAATGGCGGCCGGTCACTGAAGATGTGAAGGCCTAAACACAACAGGCCTAGATATATTAGCTATGGACCTGcatttaggttaaaaaaaaagttgtaaatctAGTTTAAAGACGCAACAGGTGATAATAGGATGCGATtcgttaataaaaataatgtgggATGACAGTGTCAAGGCAAGATtattcacacaaatacacaggcCTATCGACTAGGATAGAAAACATGGGATTAGAGATAAACAAGACTAGACCAACACGCAGAAATACGCTGGTTTATCTACATAACAATGGTACTATTGTCAGCCATTCTTACCTCGAGTTGCTAGAAACGCTGAGGGAAAGTCATTCATACGTAAGTGTACACAGATACGTAACAAACAGAGACACCCAGTGAGAAGACAAAGGAGAGCTTCGCAAGCACGCAGGCACACAAAGAAAGCGCTTGTTCCGAGGAGTGGAAAAATGGCAGCGTATCTGGCACTCTACCTGTAGCCGCTCCAGGTCGGCCTCAAACTGACCTTTGTTAGATCTATGACAGTGGGAGGAGCAACAAGTGATTTAGCATTTCTTAATACCCGtttttataattatactgtatacattttacagtatttttctgATATCTATAACGTATGCGAAactatacatttacataaatgatttttatgaaGTAAAGGCTTTTTCTGGAGTGAGCCCATAAGAAATGCTTTGTTTACAAATTGCTTCCGGTGAACTTGTCATTTTACCTGTGACATTGAAATTTATCTAATATGCCCAAGTGATGCGGGAGTTCAGCCGAGATTATCATTAAAGTGACTGACGTCTTTCAATTAATAATCAAAACTGACAATTCTTTCGGAATTTTAAAGCTGAGACTTAAATTCAGCCTAGACCTCCTAGGCTACCTGTACCGAGTCCTGTCAAAGAGCAAGTCAGAGCTTAACAAATCGAGTTTTTGCGGTGGAAATTTTGGATTTGGCAGTCGGGAGTCATTTACGGCATCCAAAATTTATTGTAAGTAACCAAATAATGCTTGGTTTTCGTTATATGTGTCTTGTGTCACTGTGTAGACGTATCCTACTCCAAGTCAACTGTCATCAATCATATCTCACTGGCCTTAAAAGTATCCTGTAGCCACTGTGATACAGTAGCGTAAGTTTGGCTCGACTGTATTTGCACATTGCAGTCCTGTTGTGATCCTTTTTCGAGTTCTCAAAGCTTACATAAGAGCATGGAACTTTAGGCTATCCCTCTAGGCTTCCTGAGGCCTAGGCTAGGCTATTTGGTCAGTTCCCACTCTGCTGAAGGCTCCCGGCAAGTTCCACGTGCTTAGGCCTGTAGGCAGTTTTAGAATAATTTGAGTtgtcggtaattctaagccggctgtccacggtgagctagactatggcagttgacgttatcctatgttattttacttgctttacaagaatttaaagtaatattttgtcggccggctgtaactaagctgtcattgacctttgaagactatgCAGCTTGAAGTGCCTAAGgcaggtaggtctaagccagcattccgcagcaatccccccacccctccatagctaatacggcaaaattgtaaccaggaaacacccctaaaaataccaacataatgtACCCTAGAGgtatttactggttacaattttgccgtattagctatggaggtgggggggcgggcttggcgcggaatgccggcttagacctatcctacgttaggtaattcaagttgtgtagtcttcaaaggtcaattacagtttagttacaaccggccgacaaaatattactttaaattcttgtaaagcaggtaaaataacagaaaaactccaattgccacagtctagctcaccgcggacagccggcttagaattaccgagtTGTCTAATCCACCCAAGTTATCATTTCAATTTCCTCTTGATTCAAGACTTAGGCAAGGGTAGACTAATAACCCTATCTTGACAGGCTGAGGTGCGTGAGAAGTAGACTAAACTGTCGCACTTCATTTCTCATGCAGCCCTGGTTGGGGTAGGCTAGTGTATTTTGCAACATTCTAATTTACATTTAGGATTGATTATGGTAGACTGAGTTTCAGTagtcacataggcctatatatttggCACTATCACAGGTTTCTTAAAAGAATAGGCTAATCATTgtggcattttttttaatgaagtagtACAGTGGGCCTATCCATTGACACATAAAGCATACAATTTTTCAGACATTAtcttatgttttattcattttgaccATTATTGGTTGTGCAAACCCCACATGTTACTGTATACCTGCCCTTCTACATCTAAAAATTGTGGAGAAACTGATGCAAAGCCATGATTACTCTattgggaaaaggaaaagcagaaaacCAGTGAATTGCATCGGCAAGAATGGTCaaaagtacatacagtatatcacaagATACGTAGGAcctagttaaaaaagttaagtacagtataccttagtttaaccagaccactgagctgattaacagctcacctagggctggcccgaaggattagacttattttaccttgctaagaaccaattggttacctagcaacgggacctacagcttattgtggaatccgaaccatattatactgagaaatgaatttctatcaccagaaataaattcctctaattcttcattggccggctggagaatcga encodes:
- the LOC136832722 gene encoding serine beta-lactamase-like protein LACTB, mitochondrial, with amino-acid sequence MYSLPVRLNTIIAKKYSLQYKRVSRTPLTCLPIYTRKQNLNSFQGTHLQQKIPIVEGHHYERNNYRSTIWTRGLIVFSILLGSAAFGAVKALCQKKKSESDEKNEFVHHSADRKPNLTIEEVRNLDLSTAADLEEAKRKAVVLLSRKMDQVGAPGIAVSVSVNGETVWARGFGFADVENYVPCTSKTVMRIASISKPITMTLLAKLWEEGKVDLDAPVQKYVPYFPTKTVDGEEVTITTRQLISHKSGIRHYQLKEIQEEEKRGKSAKSSNKQNEKKHKEKAEEGKTEHSSEIKVQDDLEKAEDNQSLPQEVQGSKEERENSEKTSEEKTAGKNQGIGGILKKKKMQLRQHLNRIADKPKKKEKSEFSLEEYHFRVKFTGTEDSMKIFMDDELFFKPGTDFLYTTHGWTVVSAVVESVVGKPFTQAIQGLFHDLGLRFTYLDDPSRIIYNRASYYRRDASGRLENAPYVDNSYKWAGGGFLSTAEDLTRFGNAMLYSSQQECAQNVEGQAPERGYLTSSTMKHLWTPVAGTKMGWDRDGGYGWGWGAVEGKENLKFCREVRPYASHTGGAVGASSVLLILPTQSEDGHIDGPPPRGVVVTLLTNMENVGLNTEALEIAKLFEEVSKKPSYP